GCCAGGCCGGATCATGGCTGGCATTGGGCGTGTCTCCCAATAAATCAAGCAACCGGCTCCGGTCGTCCCGTCCCTTTTCGGCCAGCTTTTTTTCCAACTCGGATAATTTAAGAAACAGCGGAATTTTGGGTTTTTTTGTGTCGTCCAATCCCAGATGGCAATTGCGCCAGGATGTGCCATCAGGACAAGGTATCCCCAACAAATCCCGGGCCAGCATGGTGGCCACCAGTTTGAGAAAAGTGGTCTTGCCGGAACCCGGTGCCCCCTCGATGAGCAATCGGAAGTGGTGAGGCAGGAGTTGTTGCAGGAGCAGGGATTCATGGCCCAGATCCATTGTTCCGCGTTCGTCACGACTTTTCAGGGTGGTGTATAAATCTTCAATGGGATAGACGGGTTTGGCCTCTTTGCCACGCCCTTTGCCGGTGCCAATGCCACTGATTTTAATGTGCTGGGTGCGGTCCAGAAGGGAGTGCAGCCAGGGGTTGAGCGAGGGGGCGGCGGGGTTATTTATCCGGGGTACGGTGGATATGGTTCCCTCGCGGAACAGAAAGCCATCCCTCTCATTTCCTTTGGAATAGGGGTCATATTTAAACTGACCCGCTTTGCTGTGACCCACGAGGTAGACCATGGGCCAAATTTTGATTTCGCCGTTGGCTTCCATTTTTCCCCAGGTGTAACCAAAAGCGCGATCTCTTTTTTCTGTGCCATATTTTTCCAAACCGAACAATGATGGAGCCTGGTAATAATAGCGTAACGAATTGACCGAACTTCCAGCAATCACAGAACCTGTTGCGTGCATGTGGCCATGCAAACAGAGCAAAAACCGCTCAGAGGGATAGATAAACTCTTCAAAGGTGTTTTTTATTTTGTTTTGCGACAACCATGCCGGAGGATGGTGCATCAACAAAAATGCAGAGCGGTTAGGTGACAGATTATCTTTACCCACAGCCTCTTGATATTGCCGCGTCAATATTTCGAGCTTGCCCGTATAATCACCCTCGGTAATTTGCAACCAGGCCGAATTCAAACCCACAATGGAAAGTGGGGGCCGGTCAGGCAAATCCAGGTGCAGGGAAAAATCGCCAGGAACAATCGATATGTTTGATTTTATATACGGATTTTTCCGGTATTCCTGAACAATCCCATTAAACCAGGTTTGATAATTGCCAAACAAGGTTTCAAACATGGCCTTGTTGATGGGCTTATGTAAATTTTCATCCAGTTTTGCAAAGCTGGCTACGCCGATGCTGTCATGCTCGATGATTTTGCGTAATATGGAAAAACCGTCTTCAATATCCTCGGCACTCGGACGAACCAGATCATGATTGCCCGGCACAGGTATGACAATGGGAGCGGGTTTTCCCGCCGGAACGGAGAGTTTTTGGATGATCTCGTCTAAAAAAGATTGAAATTGTGTGTACTCCTCTGGCTTGCCGTGCCAGCCGATGTCACCAGTGATCAGGATCAGGTCGGGTATGCCACGCGCTTCGAGCATTCCCGCCATGCTTTCAAAAAAAACCTCATTGAGATGCCGACGGTCCACTTTCCCCGGGCATCCCATATGAATATCGGAAATATGCAACCAGCGCAGGGGTTCGGACATGTGATTCAACCTTTTGTGGATGAAGCCAGGGCAGCGACACGAAAGCCGAACATGCTGACCCGGAATGCAGCCGGATTTTCGAAACGAAAAGCCGAACGCAGGATTCAATGGGAAAGCTCCAGGACCCACCCCGCAGGGCCACTCTGTCATCTTCAGAGATCACCGGATCCAGTGGTGCATTCTGACTATGATCAATATTGTATACGGATTGCGGCACCACTCAAGGACATTTCCCGTCAGATCGCAATGGACACGAATCCATCTTCGGCGGAATCAAGTCCAACTGGCGTGGGTTCCCTGGCCTTGCCTTGGTCATGGTTGGCCGGTTCTGAATTCTGTTTATCTGGCAAGAGAAAATGTATATAAAGGTTGAAGCAGAGGTCCGGAAGCGGTGAGATGGTTTGGAGACGGGAATGAGGACGATATTCCGGTATATGCCGGGATGAGGGGTATTGACCATGTTGCGGACGGTTGATGCGGAAATTGGTGAAAATGGAGAGGTATATTTGTTGGAACCCCTGGTATTGCAGGAGTGGCATCGGGCGCTCGTGATCATATTGGGGCCTTTGGAAGAACCCGGAGTGGTCGCCCCTTTGGGGAGTGGTGCTTTGCTGATGTCGATTCTGAACAATAATCAATTACCACCAGAGTCTCGTTTGTCTGCTGAGGAAATCGATGCCCACATTCAGGCAGAGCGGGATGCATGGGATTGAACGGTTTGGTTTATCTCGACACCTGTATTGTCATCTACCTGGTGGAGAGGCACCCTGCGTACTTTTATCGTCTGGCAGAAAGAATGCTGGGTACCGAGCGATGTTTTTGTCACAGCATGTTGGTAGAACCGGAATGTCTGGTCATGCCTCTGCGTCTGGGGCGGAATAATTTGGTGGAGAAGTATCATGATTTTTTCCTTGGCAGCATTTGTTTACCCATGCAGGATTCCATGTTTCTGCATGCTGCGGAACTGCGTGCCCATCATGGTTTGAAGACGCCAGATGCATTACACTTGGCTTCTGCCATGCATCATGCCTGCCTTGAGTTATGGACCAATGATGACCGCATGGTGTCTGTTGCCCCGAAATTGGCGGTCAATGTATTACGTGGTTGAGGTTTCCCTGTGGGGCAAAAAGAGCCTCAAATGACAAATTTTGTCACTTTGGAACTGTCCATAAATAAGTTGAGCATTTCAACCGCTCAAAAAAGCTGATGCTCAATGCCAATAGAGACTGTTTTGTTAGTGTTATTTATGGACACATCCTTTGTCACGACAAGGGCTGCGCCGTGATGGCGATTGCAAGTGTCATATCCCACTGGAATCAACCGCGTGAACATCCATGGTTCACGAAATCCTGCAAGGCGAGGCGCACATCCTGCACCACGGTTGTCCAATCCTGGTTTTCTTTCTGACGAAACAGTCGCATGATACCCGGATACCACGGTGAATCCGGGCGGTGTTCCAGCCAGCGCCAATCGATCCCGATAGAGGGCAGCAACACCCAGCAGGGTTTGCCCAGGGCACCGGCCAGATGCATGACCGCCGTATCGACGCCGATTACCAGATCCAATTGGGCAATGATCGCTGCCGTATCGGCAAAGTCCGTCACCTCGGACCCCAGATTCAGCAATGGTTGTCCGGGGGGCGGGATGAGCGGCGATCCGGCTCCGGATGGATGTTGCAAGCCGATGAACACCACCCCCGCCACTGACCACAAGGGAGCCAGAATGTCCAGACCCGGCAGGGAACGGCAGGCATCGTTCAAATGCCCCGGATTGCCCCGCCAAACCAGACCCACACGACACTTGCCCGGCGGAATCCGGCTGGCCCAGGCGGCAATGCGCTCCGGCAGCGGGTGCAGATAGGGCAACCGGTCGGGAATGTTCTCCTGGACGATACCCAGATGCAGCGGAATGCTGAGCAGCAGGGTCCAGGCATCATGGTGCGGAATGACCATTCCGGCCAACGGTGCCTCGACCAGAACCTGATCGACACCCGGGAGACCACCAAACAGGGCTTGCAGAGGTTTTTTGCAGACCAGCGTGATGTTCCGAACGCCCAGTTCTTTGAGAATGGGCAAAAAACGCCCAAACTGGATCATGTCGCCATACCCCTGCTCCGGCCACACGAGCAGACTCTTTCCCGCCAGGTTTTCGCCCTGCCATTGGGGAAAAGGGAGGGCGGGCAACATGAGAATCGGCTCTTTTTTGCCAATGTGGTAGCGGTATTCGTAGAGCGGCCACCCTTCGCGAAAACGTCCCTGCGCCAGTAGGGTAAGACTCAGATAAAACAGGGCATCGGCATCGTGCGGGCGCTGCCGCAAAACGGCCAGATAGGCGCTGATGGCCTCATCCAGCCGCCCGAGCTTGTCCAGCAGATTGCCGAGATTGAGATGGCCGACCACTTGCTGCGGGGCCAGGTGCAAGGCAAGCCGAAAATGGGCTTCGGCCTCGACATGCCGCTGCAACTTGTCCAGCAGATTGCCATAATTGTTGTGCGTTTCGACACAAGCGGGCTGTTGGCGCAAGGCCTCCTGAAAACAGGCCTCGGCCTCGGCCAGCCGACCCGCGCCATGCAACAGGCTGCCCAGATTGTTGTGGGCCTGGACCAGATCCGGTCGAAGCCGCAATGTCTCCCGATAGGCCTCTTCCGCCTCGACAAACCGCTTGCAAGCGTGCAACAGGTTGCCAAGATTGAGATGAGCCTCGGCATAGCCGGGATGCAGATGCAACGCCGTCCGGAACAGGGTTTCGGCTTCGCTCAACCGCTGCTGTTCGTGCAACAGAATGCCCAGGTTGTTGTACACATCGACAAAATCGGGCGCTTCCACCAAAACCCGCCGCCAACAAGCCTCGGCCTGGGCCGGTTGTCCCAGTTGCGCGGCACATACCGCCGCCAGATTCAACAGGGCAGCATTGTGTGCATCATGCCGCAACGCCTCGCGGGCCATGTGCCAAGCTTCAGTCACCTGACCGGCTGAAAACAGGGCCTTGATTTTTGCAAACCTGCCGTCCTTGTGCCTGGATTTTTTCATTATATTTCAAATAGGATACCTTCTTGCCGACCCAAATAATCACAGATCCATGGCATGGAGAGCATTTTCCACAATATCCTTGACATCCTCGACAGACAAATGGCAAGTCGGCTGCAAATTCCACCATCGCCCATGTGCCAACCAGTGACGCAATTCCAGGATACTCTCAAGTTCGGCCAGCATGGCCAGCTTCTCAGGTTCATCGGCCAGGTATCGTTTCCAGGCTTGCAGAATTCCCTGTTTTCCCTGAAAACTTATTTTTGCTGCCTGGTTATGCGCATGGGCATGCAATACTGCGAATTGCCCACTCATGAAATTATTTTGCTTGTCATTGATTCGGACAGCAAGGTTGTGACGGATCCGTCCCTCGATTGCAGACAACAGATTAAATTTAATAAGATTTTCCAATTCGGTAACAAGCGAGTCGAAATATGAAGTCGGGGTTTCAAACAAGTCAATCCCAATGTCGAAGTTTTCCAAGGCATCCATATCGATTTTTCCCAGACATGCCATGATAAAATAGTTCTTTCTGAAATTCAGGCTTTTCAATGATTCCTGATAATATTTCCAGATAAAACCGATATCCAGAACCTGACCGGAAACATCAATCAAGGCATTCATGACCGAACAATATTTTGCAAATGTTCAGTAAATGTTTCTTCGGTAACGCGCAACAGGGAACGACGATCCGTTGGCGGAACAAAGTACCAATCCGCACGCCGCATTCTTTCTTCCATGGGAATAATTTGTTGTGATCTGGCACTCTCCAGATTGTGAAACACAGCCTCTTTTGGTGGAATACTCGTGACCCGGACCATATGAAACCCGGGGGCCTGTCCGGAATCATTGAGGACAAGCATCAGTTTACCAAGAGACCCTACCATGTCCACACGACCCAACCCTCCCAAAATGACCATGCCAACAGGTGTCAACGTCACTGTTTCGGAGATGACATGAATCGCCATCATGGGTGCATCATATCTGCCCCATGTTCCCATGACATCTTCCTGGATGGCAACTTGATCAATCCTTGTGTCCAGAAACCCTTCTTTCTGGTAAGGGGATAACCAGGCAGCAATTTGCCGGTGAAACAGGAAGTCGAGTTTATCCAACCAGATTTTTCTGCGGATTTCCCAGTCAATATGGCCGGAGAGCGTATCCCGTTCTCTTTTTTTCTTAAGAAATTCAGAAAATTGCAGATTAGACATCCTGGCCTCCCTCAATAGTGGATCTGGTCGATATTCTATCATGAACAGCCTGTTGTCAGCACATGATTTTGTTGACCTGTTCGAAAACATCTTCTGAAAAAAAATCCAATCCTGGGGATTATTTCCGTTTGCCAACATGCAACCCGGGTTCCGATTGTTGCCAGCGCAAGCCGTGGTGTCGGAACAGGATTTTCAGGCTGCGGTTGGTGTGCAGGAGGGCCAGACCGCTGCGGGGGGTGTAGGCCGGGAAAA
Above is a genomic segment from Magnetococcales bacterium containing:
- a CDS encoding type II toxin-antitoxin system VapC family toxin, translated to MNGLVYLDTCIVIYLVERHPAYFYRLAERMLGTERCFCHSMLVEPECLVMPLRLGRNNLVEKYHDFFLGSICLPMQDSMFLHAAELRAHHGLKTPDALHLASAMHHACLELWTNDDRMVSVAPKLAVNVLRG
- a CDS encoding glycosyltransferase family protein, with protein sequence MKKSRHKDGRFAKIKALFSAGQVTEAWHMAREALRHDAHNAALLNLAAVCAAQLGQPAQAEACWRRVLVEAPDFVDVYNNLGILLHEQQRLSEAETLFRTALHLHPGYAEAHLNLGNLLHACKRFVEAEEAYRETLRLRPDLVQAHNNLGSLLHGAGRLAEAEACFQEALRQQPACVETHNNYGNLLDKLQRHVEAEAHFRLALHLAPQQVVGHLNLGNLLDKLGRLDEAISAYLAVLRQRPHDADALFYLSLTLLAQGRFREGWPLYEYRYHIGKKEPILMLPALPFPQWQGENLAGKSLLVWPEQGYGDMIQFGRFLPILKELGVRNITLVCKKPLQALFGGLPGVDQVLVEAPLAGMVIPHHDAWTLLLSIPLHLGIVQENIPDRLPYLHPLPERIAAWASRIPPGKCRVGLVWRGNPGHLNDACRSLPGLDILAPLWSVAGVVFIGLQHPSGAGSPLIPPPGQPLLNLGSEVTDFADTAAIIAQLDLVIGVDTAVMHLAGALGKPCWVLLPSIGIDWRWLEHRPDSPWYPGIMRLFRQKENQDWTTVVQDVRLALQDFVNHGCSRG